The sequence CAGAGCAGAGCAGAACAGAACGGAACAGAGCGAGTCACTCCGAATGAAAGCAGAGGGCAAATTTTTTTGAGCGTTGTCTGAAGATGTGTGTTGTgttaaggaaaaaaacaaaagtggtTCACGTTTCAGACCAGCAATGCAGTAGTATGGTCTAATGATATACGTGGCCATTTTAGAAGAAGACAACGGAGATTAAAGTCAGTCTCTGCAAGTCTTCTGACACCATATCAGGTCTTGCTTCAGCTTTTTGTTTGCAGGTGGTGAAAACTAGACAGTCCTGCTCCTGCATGCGTTGGCTTTATTGCCTGTATAGAGTATTAAAGATATCCCATTTCGAATCACTCTGGGCTAATACATTCAGCTTTTACTCCGTTTAAGGCCTAAAATCTGGTGTAACTACAGAGGCACAGCGGGTGTTTGTTAAAATGCCTCAACGACCTCCATCAAATGCATGGTCGCATACTTATTCTAAATAATTGGTATCTAGAATGGTTAGGGACAAATACAGCATACTGTATCAAATGGATACAAATGTCATAGTATTAGACAACCGACAATGAATAAAACATTGATTAGCTTCACGTAAGGTGATCCATGGAAGCACTGAAAATTATTTAGCTACGGCCACTGACAGCTTGTAAATGGAAAGTAATTGCACTTCtcttttctcttattttgtGCAGTTCAGTTGAGGTGTTTGCTTCCCTTTTATTGCAGTAGTTTTCCTTTCGTACCCGTTTAGAGGTTGTGTTGCTTTTCTAATGGTGATACTCGTGTAGTTGTGATAGAATTCGTTCCATTTTACTTTATTACGAGTGTTATAATAATGTTGCAGaatcagcaaaacataaaagGTGTATTTGGATCAAGAAATTTggggaagagaaaagaaaggaaagtgagttttctttcaaaataagaataaattaataaattaaactaattttttccCTATATGAAGGAAAAATATTTTCCCTTCTATCCTCCTCTCCTCTTCATTCCATTCCCTtctcccaaatctctcaatccaaacacattctaaAACAACTAGATTTGTTGAAGCCTGGTGGAGTCGTAAACCCTAAACGTCTGACTCGCTGAGTGAAAGTTTGTTTTTGTCCAAGAATGGTTAGTCAAGTATTATGGAACTTGTGGGATaagtaaataaaaatcaaacacaCCAGAATAACGAGGAAAACCCAACAGGGAAAAATCTCGAGTCTCTCAATCGACCAACCTTAGAAACAATCCACTatatgaataaagattacaaaggATCTAACCCTAAGATACCTTAGTATATCAACTATCTAGTGTATGTTTCCTAAGAAACATCAATTACGTTAGCTGTTCAAATTCTGGCCACAATCAAAGCATCCATGTTGAAAAGAAATTGTTTGATACGCCACCAAGTGATCCACTCCACCAAGAGTTGTCTCACGCCAGGATTCTTCTTCAACTATCAAAACATATGAAACAAATAACTTCGAAGCTTGAAATAAACTGCTTTGTATTTGTACACTGACTTCGGTAACTTTGAAAATCTTAGACGACAAGTATATATAACTCCCCAGGAACCCTAATTGCCTTATACTTTAAATCATCTTCTGAGATCCAAGTTTCTTAAGATGTCTTCAATCACACAACCTAATATTAAGAACCTTCCTTAAAATGAAACTATGAAACTTACTATACAAGTATTCTTTCAATTAAAACCTAGGCGGAGTGTTTCTAATTCAAGATAACTCTACTCTAGTCTTTTACAGAAGTCGCAATAGCCCATCCAATCCATGTCAACGCTGAATTGGAATACTTAGACCATGTTTGCCCTTATTCGGAGCACAGTTACTAAACTCTACATCAAGTCACTTGAAACTGTCTAGTAGGATAGACTATTTCAGGATACATCACTGCACAAAAATAAGTAGAAAAATTAGCAAggcataaatataataattaatgatCACACGATGTTTAACACTCAAACTGTCATTATTAGTAGAGGTAAAAACCCTAACACTGAGAATAGCTCGCAGAGAAGAAGCACATGTATTGGACTCTATATTGGACTGGCAATAGCTCGCAGGCTTTCCATGTTCATACTCTCCGGGGTTACTCCATCTTCAAGCTTCCAGTCAAAAGAGTTGATGAGTGAACCCAACACTAGATGTAGAAGCCGTGTAGCCAATGGCAGTCCTGGACACATTCGCCGTCCAGCACCAAGTGGTATAAGTTCAAAATGTTGGCCTCTTATATCAATTTCTGACCCCAAGAACCTCTCCGGCACAAATGAGTTAGGGTCCTCCTTCCATACATTAAGGTCTCTGCCAATAGCCCATGCATTAACCAGCACCAGTGCATCCTTTGGAACCATGTAGCCTGCTATCTCTACATCTTCAGCAGCTTTGCGAGGGAGCAATAGCGGACCAGGTGGGTGCAATCGCAAGGTTTCTTTGATGATTGCCTGCAAGTACGGTAGTCTAGCCGTGTCTGATTCTTGCAGTTGGTTGCCTCTCCCAATTGTCTGCTCCAACTCAGCCTGTGCCTTTGATAAAGTCTTTGGGTTGGAAAGTAGTTCTTTCATTGCTGATTCTATTGTGCTTGATGTTGTATCAGTCCCCGCGACGAATAGCGCCTATTTCATAAATCATAACTACATAAGTAACATTTATCAATTgtattgacatatatatatgcaagacACCAGAGCTGATGAACAATTGTGTGAGGGAAAAACATATTACCAGAAACAAGTGTTTGATATGACTCCTATCAAAATCCTCACTACCATCCTCACATATGTCCAGAAGTGTATCCAACACATCGTTGCTTGAGATAAAACTATTCATCTCTCTTAGCTTCAATCGTTCGTTGATTATCTGATCAAAGAGTTCAAGTATCTTCCCCAAATGAACAGTCATGCGACGCCTTATACCTTGCGGGTCTAACTTTCTGAGAAGAGGAAAATAATCCGCCAAGTTGGGTTTACTTGCCTCTTCCATGATTTTCTTGGTAATCTCCTTGAATTCCCGTGCAGTGTCAGAATTTGAATCAGCCAAATCCACTGAAAAAATCGTATTGGACAATGAATTAATCGTCGTTCTAAAAACAGCTTGTCCAATATCTACTGGTTTACAGGCCAAGCAATTTTCTTTAACAAAAGCAAGGAGTTCTCGGACTTTCTTTTGCCTGAGTTCTTGATTAGCATCAAGTCTTTTGCTAGCAAATATGTACAAGCGACATATTTTTCGATGGATTCTCCATTCGGTCGAAACTGGTAGCCAAGGCAGCCCTGTATTTTCATGTCCATGGACTCGGACAGCTTCGATAACAGTCCTGTCAGCGAAGGCGAGGTCATACTTTTGGAGGGCTTCCTTGGCCATGGATGCAGAAGAAAAGACTACAGTGGTTACTTGGCCTAGTTTTAGATTCATTATAGGACCATGAATGTTGGCCAACTTGGCCAGGCACTTGAAGGGTTTGTCACCAAGAAGGTCAAGAAGGTTTCCTACTACTGGCAAAGCAACTGGACCTGGTGGAAGCCTCGCTGAACTTATTCTGTTTCCTAGTACTCTAGCTATCATTTGGAAGGCTTTAACCAGAGCCAAAGTAAAGAGAAGGAATAGTATACAAGTAATGAAGAACTCCATCTCTCTCAACCTGTCTAGTGACTTCACTGCCTGTGCATGACATAGAAAAATACCACTAACTATGGCATATATATTCATAACAATGATTCCTTTATTACGTATAAACTTCCAAACAAACATTGCATGATTTCCATCGCCTTCATAATTGAAGTATCTAGCCTAGATCTGCCTCAGGTTGTTTGTTTCCAGTTTTTGCTTTTAATACTCCGAATGATCCACCATATACATGTCATTTCTTAGGTAACAAGATGGGGACGGTGGTCCACATGCATGCTCTGGCCTCAGCGGCCCCTAACGTTTCTATTGGAAGTATTCACCCAGGGGGGCGGCCGAACCCCCTTAATTTTACTTCTAAATtatatatgaaattttttttttattagcacATCCTCTCACGTTAGATCAATGTATCAGTAGATGATGTGGACATTTTAATAGGCCCAAAATAATACGGGTGCTaggaaagatttttttttttttctataattttcttttcaaacaaTAATATAAAGCAAAATCTCATCCATTCTTCATCGTCTCTTTgatcactttctttttcttcaccatagCTCACTTGTTTACAGACTCATAACATTAGTTTTAACCTAACTGTCGCAACTGCAATTGTAAAGAAAGCTTTTtcaattatgaatggatcaatGATTGTCTAGCTACAAGCATCTATTGAGAAAGAAGTATTTAATCAAATTCCTAATTGAGTTATTATGCAATATTACAAAACATGAGAACCCGTTGATTACAATTGTAATCCTTGAACAATTTACggatatatttttttacaatgCAACATTTCCTTTTtggatttgtgttttttttaacaataagatataaataatttaaaaaaaaaatcagggaTATTGCCCCCGTCCCCAACCACTTATTCGCCCTCACAAACATGCTTTCGCCCAATATATAGCAATGATGATGACACGATAACTTGGATATGCAGCCAATATCTTGCATCTTTGGTTTTTGTCAAATCGAAATTCAAGCTCCCTTCTCAGATAGTTCTATCTGTGAAGTTTTGGCTTAAAAGAGTTGTTGTCAGGTGCCGTCAGGATGGGTGATTTAGCTGTCGGGATGGGTATGCTGGAAAAACTCATATGAAGTACTAGCCATCCAGACGGGCTAAGTAGCAGTTGGGGCGGATGTTGTAGATTAGATCTGTAACTTACTGGACAGACCTTATAAATAGgttttatttgtagggtttttaAGAGGGCTGACTTGAAAGAGttgttttgaattgtaaacactGGGAGAGTGTTATCTAGAGTGAGAGAGAGGGATTTGGGTTAGTTTTAGTGGAATTCTTCGTTGTTCTTCGCCCGATGACTAGGCAAGTTGTTCTGAACCTCGTTAAATCTtgtgtcttctttctctcttttgttttcgcAATTTTCTATATTCGAGTTTTTTGTTTCGTTAATTCACAACAATAGGTATTAGAGCTCAGGTTCAACGACCCTTGCAAAATTCTAGATAGAAAAGTTTGATAGATAGAATAGTTTTAGTTTGTGGCATGTCAAGATGCGTGCACTTTTGCGACAACACGATTTGACAAAGATTTTGAATGCAGAAGAGGCAACCAAGCTACCCAAAGAAAAGGCAGTAGATATGGAGGAGAAGGCACATAGTGAGATTTAGTTATCTTTTGCGAATGTAGTGCTCAGGGAGGTAGCAGACGAAGAAACAGGCCAGGGGTTGTGGGACAAACTAGAAAGCTTGACAAACCGGTCGTATCTGAAACAATGGTTGTATACTCTCAAGATGGGCTATGTATGTCAATACAATAACACCTTGATAATTTTAATCGAATTATCATGGACCCGAAGAACGTTGATGACAAGGTCGAGGAGGAGGATCAAActcttattcttttgtgttCTCTACTAATCTTCTTGGTTCAACCCCAGCTTGTAGTTGAAGGTATAATGTCTGCAAAAGAATTCTTTGAGGTTAACAGATAGGATGCTTTGGCTGGTGTTGGTGTTCCACACAGAGCATCCTGTTTGTTACCCTCAAAGAATTCTGCAGACATTATACCTTCAACTACAAGCTGGGTAGCATTCAACCCTTAGAGTTACATGTTCGATTTTTTAGCAGGCCATAAATTTATgtcatataaaaattaaaaaggaaaaaacaatcGATTCAAAATCATGATCACAAGTTCATAACTGAGTTAGAGCATCTGCAACGCAGGATGCAAATGGATAACAAAATGGCTTAATTGTCATTTTGTTCTTCCAAATCTCAAAGTCAATGCTCCAACCTAGTAACAAATCGGGTAATCAAATTTAGAGATTCACATTTTTGGATGTAAGAATTGATTCAACtgagagagaaaattgagagagACAAAATTTACTACCAAAGGACAAATAGCCGTTAGAAGGCTGGatgttgttcttagaaatcgGAGGCGATGAAGTCTTCAAGGTTGTAGATGACGATGATGTAGAGAGAACATCTAGGGCATCGAGTGAATAGATACATGTAAGCTTGTGATTCCTCGTTCCACTattaatcatttaatttttGGAGAGTTATTTTTAATATTGAGGATGAACTTCCTATAATGGGCTAATTTAGTGAAAAATAATAACTCATTTGGTTATTTGGATTGCTGTAGGTGAATTTATTGGGAAATTAACTAACAGAGTATTGTACCGATACACAAATGAGTGTTTTGATCAGTGTTTTAAATATCGATACAGGAATAATACCAATCAAGTAATTGGTATGCGGTATAATCAGTTCAACCAATTGAGCGGCacagatataatatatatatatatatatatatatatatatatatatatatatatattgcaacaAATTAGAGTAATCAAAATCATGTTGCGTTAGTGGTTAATTTTAAGTTGAATCGTACCAGTGAGGTATCCAATTAACATAGATAttgtaagagcatccacaatggtgtgatatttaacattgttaacaacATTTTgtggataaatatagtgctatactATCACAATGGGCATAATagagtgtattttaagtacttgaaatgttacttttttgataagtatagcgctacatgtacacaatggatgaaaaatgacacttgaaaatttagttgtggaaaaaggatacttgagagttggagtatatatatagttgataaatagtgaagagagatgatgaaaaggaagagagaggtgatgaaaaagaagagagtgaagattaaaaggaaaagagaggtgatgaaaaggaagagagagaagataaaaaggaagagagatgatgaaaaggaagaaagagaaaatagagaaaatgataatagagtgttgaaatttatggagtgttgatgaataatgtttattgtgggacccactcatccaattGAATTGTGCCAcataagagagaggagaagagagagaatgattttgaagtgctgtattatatgattaccattgtggatgctctaagggTCCACTTGGTGAACAATTTTAAAAgtaccatatatgctactttaAATAGTACCATATATGCTGTATGAAATGCTAAGACTGTTTCGTTCAATTTGGACTATGCTAGAAACCTCTATAATATGACTCCCATAAgttcctcaaatctatgtgacattaaaataaccattgattaaaaacatatatgtatgaatcacttcacatccaacactccatattaaatggggatcactttttgagggtctcaaacattatccagTTCAATTTATATGGATAGCATAtatgttgtttaaaatgttgtgacaaattacgtacaGGGATACTATGCATTTAATcttaaacaaaaacaattaaatctATACTTGTTGCAACTCAAGTAATTCTTGCACAATCttacaaaatatattatatatttaaaataaaatcaaaattaatcaaaattttttaaaactacacatgtcaaatttatatttatatttataataataatattgtgattaataatatttcaaaatattaatcaaaaaattattgaattattgaaagtaataataaaaaaggataGATGAGAGTATTTTAGATAAATTAATGAAAAGAGTGTGATATTTTTATAAAACATGCTACAAATATTTGAAATAATTCGTAAATCACCATTTCAATAGTCACCAAATTATTGTTACTTTATGCTATTTGTTATTTTATGCTGGTTTAGAGCAAAGCATATATGCCATTAATCGTGTCGGTCACGATGACGGGTCTAACATCATAACGTATTTTAAAGTTGAATTCTGCCAGTAACGGTTATAGTATCGAATTTAACCGGTTGAAGATTGGAGACGTGCCTCGGAATGAGGAAAATGAGCCTTCTCCTTCTCCAAGCTTCCATGCCACTGGCTTCACGCACACTCCCAAAACGACTCCCCTTAGCGTCCCCTCTCGCTCTGATTCACTTGCACACCAAAACAACAACCACAATAGCGTTCTCTTCCAAAAATTCACCCGTGTCATCCTCATCTTCGATGTCGCACTTCACTCACTCCCTCACCTTGCCGATTCAACCCCACCTACCCGTCCAAATTACCGCTGCCCCAGGCGTATCTGATTCTGAGTTCAGGCGAGCCAAAATTTCTCCCCTCTCTTCTGTTTGTTGTTTTGCTTTATTGGGTTTCATTGATACAGAGAATTTTGTTGGTTTGTTGAAGGATTGCTATTGGGTCCTCGTTGTTCAACAAGTGGTTGAACAACTTGCAGAGTGAAACTGGGATTTTAGCGAATGGAACAATGTTGTTGCATCGAGTGCTTATTCAGGTCCCTTTTTCTCTGTGATTTTAGCCTCGATTTCTTAGTTTCGATGCATTATATGTTTGTTGGTTTTGTTGTTATTACCGGAAATGTAAAAAATGAGAACCTGATAATTAATTCAATTCCTTTCCTTGCAACTTGTGGGGTATAATTTCGATTTTTGGGATTCTTATAGGCATTGGTTTATTTTGAGCCACTTAATACCTGAAAAAATGCAGTTTGATTTACTATGCATTATGCCACAGTGGATTAGTGAAGGGGATGCTGTTAAGAAGTGAATTATATCAAAGAAATAGCAGCAATGCATAGATTAATACCAATAGATAATCTGCTATTGGTGGACTCTGATGGTTCTTTTGATCTTCCTTGATCAATAGCAGCAATGCATAGATTAATACCAGAAGAAGAATGCATCTAGTTTcttttttggaaattttgatgAGACTCTGTAATAATGCTTGTTGTCAGGCTAGTCAATGGGCAAAAAGCTAAGGTTAGAAATAGCACTGATCGTTTTTACTGGGTGTGTAGATTCACTATGTTCATAGTCTTTGGCTATTTGAAAAAGTGAATCCATGTTTTGTCCTTTGCCTGAGATAGAGTTCACAGCTTATTTGATGTAATGTTAAAGTGGGCATATCCTGCTCCACATAAAACTTGTATGGTTCAAGTCACGACTTGCTTATGGACTTGGTACTGTATTAGTGATACCAAGAATGATTATGAGTTAGAAGCGAGGAATGGTTATCTTTGAGTGTTAAGTTGAATTACCTTCAGCATGACAATCTGTGGAAGTATTGCTTTTCCTGAGTTATAGAATTCTAGCTGAGATACAGGTAATGTCAGGGAGTAGATATGTTTGGCAGGCGTGTTGGCTTTCTCAAATTCAAAGCAGATATTATTGATAAGGAAACAGGAAATAAGGTACCTGGAAATCTTTATTTATAACTTCTTTGTACATATCTTTCAGCATGCTGCATTCTACTTTTGTTAATGGATCCTGGATTTGtcattttttatgcttttacAGTCTGTTGATGATCATCAATTACTGAATCACTTTATATAGAGTTAATACTTACTAGACCATTTGatcttttattatttgttttgtttgttagcACCCATTTATTCCAACGCGTGCAATATACACTCTTATTTCTGTTGTCCGCTTACGTTCTAGACTAACTAAAACTTGCTTAGGTTCCAGGGATAGTATTTGCTAGAGGACCAGCCGTGGCAGTGCTAATTCTTTTGCAGTCAGAGGGTGAGACTTTTGCAGTTCTAACTGAACAGGTAATTAATTTTAACGAATCCTTGCTTGGACTTTAAAACGACTAATCAACTATGAGACAGATGTCTTAAATTTGTGTCGATAAGATGACTGTATGCCACTATATTGGTCAAGTGCTGATGTTTTAGTTATCTGTAAGGCTAGGGTCCCCACTGGGAAGGTTGTTTTGGAACTGCCTGCTGGAATGTTGGATGATGAAAACAATGATATTGTCGGTACAGCAGTTCGTGAGGTATCTCCAACTCTCTGCGAATAACACcgtaatattatatatatgctggTGAATTATAGCGTGTTTAGACTCGAATTGACATTATTTATTGGTAGCATGCTCAGTATGGAAGATTTTATTTTAGCAAAATAGGTGAGAACTGAGAAGTCTAGCACATGATAATTGTTCTCGAAAATCACATGGTCCTCAGCAGGAATTCATCTCAATGAATATAAATTCTTAGATTTGTTTCTTGCAGTTATTTTCTGATGTAATTCCTGTTAATGATGTGTACAAACTATATGCCTTACATAGACCTTGCAATTGGTAAGAGCCTTGTACACTAGTATAACAGAAAACATGTTCAAAAAACAACATCTAGATTGCATGATTTCATGGAGAAATGAGTGAGAAATCCGGAGAGAGAACAGGGATGCGGAATTGCAGCATACTGAATGTAAATCCTTGGATGTTTTTCTCTGGTTTTATATGTCTGGTAAGATAGAGTACTCTGCTGCTTCAATTGTTTGATTCTGATCTGACGACTATAACAGGTTGAAGAGGAGACTGGCATAAACTTGAAACTTCAAGACATGATTGACCTCACAGCTTTCTTGGATGCATCTACCGGACACAGAGTTTTTCCTTCTCCAGTATGTTGGTTTGACCTCGTTTTCTTAACTATTTAGAAATCCAAGATTCTAATTAGATACTGGGTAGTGGGGGGTTAAGTTGAGTTTTGTTGGTTGATTATCATCCgtctgaaaaatgaaaaaaaaaaaaacattaaaaaaaaaagtggttgGAAATATAGGGCACTATGAAAATTATTGGATCTAGAAATTACAAAGCACAGTGACTATATCTAATTCATAAGAGATTCGTACACATTTGCAAAGTGCTGATATGAGACGTGCTCTGTAGAAGTGCATAGAATTGCAATAAGAAAGGATCAAACTTTATTAATGTTCAGATCCTTAGGTTTGTTAGTAGAGATTGCTGCCAATCTTCTATGACAAAAGCATCACATTCATAACAAATACCTTAGGAATAGCTCTAATTCACACACAGCCATGTACATGCTCACACATATGCGCAGACACATACTTGCACTATTCACATATGCACCCTTCTATTAATTTAAGCAGCATTTCTGAACTTCAAATGATTCTAATTTTACTCATTTAATTCGTGATTTTGTTCAATTCTTACCAACTCCTGCAATTAAAAAATATAGGGAGGTTGTGATGAGGAAATTAGCCTCTTTCTCTATAGAGGGCATGTTGATAGAGAGATCATCACACAGCTGCAAGGGAAGGAAACAGGTCTTCGTGATCACGGTGAGCTGATCAACGTCCGTGTCGTTCCCTATGAAAAACTCTGGCGAATGACAGCTGATGCAAAAGTTCTGATGGCTGTCTCACTCTATGAAATGGCTAAGAAAGATGGGCTTTTGCCCCATTCAGAATGCTAGCGCGCTGCAATCCCGTGCCTCTACATTATTAATGTTGTAGGGTTGAATCACTGCTATGCTGAAAGCCACTGCCTCGTATGGGCTCTTGGCTATTTCAgtgcttttgttttcttttttcataagAAGTCATTTCATAAGGTACTTTTGCGATTTATCCCTATGTTCAAAAAATTTGAGATTCCTTTGTAGTTTGGTCAATGTTAGTAGACCCTGGCTGACTAAATTCATTTCTCATTAACGGACATGTCACATGAAGGGttcgtttggtaaacaattttggCACTAGCATATCTATTAGCATATATGGTATTTGAAAtgttggtagtgtttggtttCATTTTTGCTGATAGCATAAAGTTGTTTCAGTGTCAAATTACTTAtaagggtattatgcatttaagttgtaatatatgtaaataaatattgaaataaataacaaataatttagaaaataaagataaataatataaaaaactaTAATCCAAAGAATTATTcaaagaataattaaataattaagttattatctgataattttataatgaataattaaattcattgtaaataatttaataatgaaTATTTAAAATAGATGTGAAGAGAATAGAAGAGGAAAAAGAATAGGTAATTTAGATAGTTCAATAAATATTGGTGGGTAGTTTAGCGAAGAAAACTCATTGTCTTAAAATGATCCTCTAAGAGACAATTTCAGAATTGTCTCAATATGCCATCCATCCAGAATTGTCTCAAAATGATCTCGCATCGAGGGCAGCGATAGCTGCGGCAGGACAACGAAGGAGGAGCTTGATGTGAGAGATGAGCACGCAGGGCATACAATTTTGGTGCAGAGACGATCCTGAGATGcaattttttaatcaaaaaaataCTTGGAGTTTGGTACAGTGCTGCAACCAAATACCAGTCTCATTATAGCAACCCAGACATTTGGAGTGTGAGATATAGGCTGCGTTTGGTGCACAATTCTGGTGCACAATATATTGCATTTGAACCATATATTGCATTACACAAACTCCAATGATGTGGGACAATTTTTCACAAAAAGACAAAAGTGTGACTCTAAATTTAGAGTCCAGTTTGTGTTTAGGCCATCCACGGCAGATGCGGGATATCAATACTGGACTCCAAATTTAGAGTCTCACTTTTGtcctttagagtgtgtttggattgagggatttggggggaagggaagggaagagaaaggaaaggaagagaatggaagggaaaatacatttctctctctcatgtttggatagataaaaaaataaaggaaaaaaaatagtttaatttactagtttatccttattttttatgtttaagtgttatgtccaacggtaaaataggttttaaatttataagtaacttaattagtaatcttttctctccaaatgactccattttgggaggaaagaattttgacaaaaatttaaagaaatcttcctcccaaatcccctcaaatccctccccttaattttttataaactattaaaacaagggaattggaaggaaattccttttcccttctctttcctcccctccaaatccctcaatccaaacacactcttagtgaaAAATTCCTCCACATCAGTGACTGCAAATGGAACTGTAAATTTCTGGTGTGCTATAGTAAAACTCTACATTCATTGTGCAACTGTAGCAAACGATagatttttgagaattttttattGATGTGGGTCCCGCAGCAATTAAAGTTTTTTTAACTCTTTTATAAttgttttatactttattttttt is a genomic window of Tripterygium wilfordii isolate XIE 37 chromosome 16, ASM1340144v1, whole genome shotgun sequence containing:
- the LOC119980781 gene encoding geraniol 8-hydroxylase-like yields the protein MEFFITCILFLLFTLALVKAFQMIARVLGNRISSARLPPGPVALPVVGNLLDLLGDKPFKCLAKLANIHGPIMNLKLGQVTTVVFSSASMAKEALQKYDLAFADRTVIEAVRVHGHENTGLPWLPVSTEWRIHRKICRLYIFASKRLDANQELRQKKVRELLAFVKENCLACKPVDIGQAVFRTTINSLSNTIFSVDLADSNSDTAREFKEITKKIMEEASKPNLADYFPLLRKLDPQGIRRRMTVHLGKILELFDQIINERLKLREMNSFISSNDVLDTLLDICEDGSEDFDRSHIKHLFLALFVAGTDTTSSTIESAMKELLSNPKTLSKAQAELEQTIGRGNQLQESDTARLPYLQAIIKETLRLHPPGPLLLPRKAAEDVEIAGYMVPKDALVLVNAWAIGRDLNVWKEDPNSFVPERFLGSEIDIRGQHFELIPLGAGRRMCPGLPLATRLLHLVLGSLINSFDWKLEDGVTPESMNMESLRAIASPI
- the LOC119980619 gene encoding nudix hydrolase 14, chloroplastic, giving the protein MRKMSLLLLQASMPLASRTLPKRLPLASPLALIHLHTKTTTTIAFSSKNSPVSSSSSMSHFTHSLTLPIQPHLPVQITAAPGVSDSEFRIAIGSSLFNKWLNNLQSETGILANGTMLLHRVLIQGVDMFGRRVGFLKFKADIIDKETGNKVPGIVFARGPAVAVLILLQSEGETFAVLTEQARVPTGKVVLELPAGMLDDENNDIVGTAVREVEEETGINLKLQDMIDLTAFLDASTGHRVFPSPGGCDEEISLFLYRGHVDREIITQLQGKETGLRDHGELINVRVVPYEKLWRMTADAKVLMAVSLYEMAKKDGLLPHSEC